Proteins encoded together in one Benincasa hispida cultivar B227 chromosome 1, ASM972705v1, whole genome shotgun sequence window:
- the LOC120091758 gene encoding secreted RxLR effector protein 161-like, protein MRYLKGTTKLMYQQLPDSEAELIGYVDSDYAGDLDKRRSLSEYIFLFERCVLSWKATLQSVVALSSTKAEFIALSEAVKEGLWLKGLLSDFGIKQNTIKFFCDNQSTIHLSKHP, encoded by the coding sequence ATGAGGTACCTAAAGGGTACTACTAAACTAATGTACCAACAACTACCAGACAGTGAAGCAGAGCTGATTGGTTATGTAGACTCAGATTATGCCGGAGATCTAGACAAGAGGAGGTCATTATCAGAATATATCTTCCTATTTGAAAGGTGTGTCCTAAGCTGGAAGGCTACCTTACAATCAGTAGTAGCCCTTTCTTCTACTAAAGCAGAGTTCATAGCACTATCAGAAGCAGTGAAGGAAGGCCTATGGCTAAAGGGTCTCCTAAGTGACTTCGGAATTAAACAGAACACAATAAAGTTCTTTTGTGATAATCAGAGTacaattcatttgtcaaagcatccttag